Proteins from a genomic interval of Halomonas alkaliantarctica:
- a CDS encoding putative bifunctional diguanylate cyclase/phosphodiesterase, with protein MAASDFRHHRDPERLKKNRREFSGALVLKASKTPSTNGIDSHNASREEVELVRRQYLESEQRFRALLESLPKVAVQGYDRDRRVIYWNEGSTRLYGYTAEEAQGQLLEDLIIPAFMRDGVIQAHDAWIKDGVDIPADELQLKHKTGELVSVFSQHLMLNEHTDSPLLFCVDVDLSDQKRAHRDLEFATRFDSLTHLPNRQTFEVDLDSLLDSCRRLGNGLTTIYLDIDHFVEINDALGYDQGDHLLIELTRRLRECQRVTDLVSRVSSDEFVLAFPGVHLAPDARRVVRHVQNVFREPFVLDGRECQVTACLGVALFPENGESSRELIRNADVAKNRAKLDGRGAVRFFQQKLHDELVRQHYLSARLEEAMDNGEFSLHYQPQVSAASGRIENLEALLRWEPAEGPPISPAEFIPLAERTGVIHRLGDWVIEEACRQQVEWRAKGFHEHRIDINVSGRQLLRPEALKSFEDTLQRLGLSPQDIGIELTENVLIEAEETVLEDLWRLYHRGIRIAIDDFGTGYSSLSYLKHFPVTALKIDRSFIHDAPTQPKDRAILEGAIFIGHRLGLEVVAEGVENAEQLSLLREMHCDLIQGFFFYRPMPAKEIERLLGGFVPGHEGLSS; from the coding sequence ATGGCTGCCAGCGATTTCCGACATCACAGAGATCCGGAACGCCTGAAGAAGAACCGCAGGGAGTTTTCCGGTGCGCTCGTGTTGAAGGCGTCAAAGACACCTTCAACTAATGGCATTGATTCGCATAATGCCAGCAGGGAAGAAGTCGAGTTAGTACGTCGCCAATATCTGGAGAGTGAGCAGCGATTCCGCGCCCTGCTGGAGAGTCTGCCGAAGGTGGCGGTTCAGGGTTATGATCGTGATCGGCGAGTGATTTACTGGAATGAGGGAAGCACTCGTCTCTATGGTTATACCGCTGAGGAAGCCCAGGGACAGTTACTGGAAGATCTGATCATTCCTGCTTTCATGCGTGACGGGGTGATCCAGGCGCATGATGCCTGGATCAAAGATGGGGTCGATATACCCGCCGATGAACTCCAGCTCAAGCACAAAACCGGTGAACTGGTATCGGTCTTTTCGCAGCATCTGATGCTCAATGAGCATACCGACTCCCCCCTGTTGTTCTGCGTGGATGTCGATCTTTCCGACCAAAAGCGCGCCCACCGCGACCTGGAATTCGCCACCCGTTTCGACAGCCTCACCCATCTCCCTAACCGCCAAACATTCGAGGTCGACCTGGACAGTCTGCTGGATTCCTGTCGACGCCTGGGCAATGGCCTGACAACCATCTACCTGGACATTGATCACTTCGTCGAGATCAATGATGCCCTTGGCTATGATCAGGGCGATCACCTACTCATTGAGCTGACTCGGCGACTGAGAGAGTGCCAGCGAGTCACTGACCTGGTGTCCCGTGTCTCTAGCGATGAATTCGTGCTGGCCTTTCCCGGCGTCCACTTAGCCCCCGATGCCAGACGGGTCGTGCGTCATGTCCAGAATGTCTTTCGGGAACCTTTCGTCCTGGATGGCCGGGAGTGTCAGGTCACGGCCTGCCTGGGTGTGGCCCTCTTTCCCGAGAATGGTGAATCGTCACGCGAATTGATCCGTAATGCCGATGTTGCCAAGAATCGTGCCAAACTGGATGGTCGGGGTGCTGTACGTTTCTTCCAACAGAAGCTCCATGATGAGCTGGTTCGCCAGCACTATCTCTCGGCGCGGCTCGAGGAAGCCATGGATAACGGTGAATTCTCCCTCCACTACCAGCCCCAGGTCTCGGCGGCCAGTGGGCGAATAGAGAATCTCGAGGCCTTACTACGCTGGGAGCCTGCCGAAGGCCCGCCAATCTCGCCTGCCGAGTTTATCCCGCTGGCCGAGCGCACCGGTGTGATCCATCGTCTGGGCGACTGGGTCATCGAAGAGGCTTGCCGCCAGCAGGTGGAATGGCGTGCCAAGGGATTTCATGAGCACCGCATCGATATCAATGTATCGGGTCGTCAACTGCTACGGCCCGAAGCCCTCAAGAGCTTCGAGGACACGCTGCAGCGACTCGGCCTAAGTCCGCAGGATATCGGCATCGAATTAACCGAGAATGTCCTGATAGAAGCCGAGGAGACCGTCCTCGAGGATCTGTGGCGCCTCTATCATCGCGGTATTCGCATTGCTATCGACGACTTCGGAACCGGTTACTCCTCCCTGAGCTATCTCAAACACTTTCCAGTCACCGCCCTGAAGATTGATCGCTCCTTCATCCACGACGCTCCCACACAGCCGAAGGATCGGGCGATTTTGGAGGGTGCCATCTTCATCGGTCATCGATTGGGACTCGAAGTGGTGGCAGAGGGCGTCGAGAACGCCGAACAGTTGTCATTGCTTCGCGAAATGCATTGCGACCTCATCCAGGGTTTCTTCTTCTACCGTCCGATGCCTGCCAAAGAAATCGAACGACTGCTGGGCGGTTTCGTGCCTGGTCACGAAGGGCTGTCGAGCTGA
- a CDS encoding 2OG-Fe dioxygenase family protein: MKLDTLKQGFDLASMPANSLADYWNPGVTEALRHQDWAKTSIRERIDLTAWQGFTTDLPRDPYVNQRWKRMSWLSLNDQGDVEDMGQCPMAQGGAFNDAESMADRLRYYDPLTREFMVRPDVKAFVRAWASLWSIGVHEPILMQITGVRGEGSIDPLQGQGIHADGCKALSILVINRENVAGGENHLYADKAGTQPLVDITLNPGDILHLNDDRIFHSVDGIEQLDSEAPFERFIIIINSRFVDDFQNRVLRRHFPEAVLNESS; the protein is encoded by the coding sequence ATGAAACTGGATACACTCAAGCAGGGTTTCGACCTCGCCTCCATGCCTGCCAATTCACTCGCCGATTATTGGAATCCGGGAGTGACAGAGGCGCTGAGGCATCAGGATTGGGCGAAAACCAGTATTCGGGAACGCATCGATCTGACCGCCTGGCAGGGGTTTACCACTGACCTGCCGCGCGATCCCTACGTTAACCAGCGATGGAAGCGGATGTCATGGCTCTCCCTGAATGATCAGGGCGATGTCGAGGATATGGGCCAATGCCCCATGGCCCAAGGGGGGGCTTTCAACGACGCGGAAAGCATGGCGGATCGCCTGCGGTACTATGATCCGCTGACTCGGGAATTCATGGTACGCCCCGATGTGAAGGCCTTTGTTCGCGCCTGGGCAAGTCTGTGGAGTATTGGTGTGCACGAACCCATTCTAATGCAGATCACCGGGGTTCGCGGAGAAGGCAGCATCGACCCTCTTCAGGGACAGGGAATTCATGCCGATGGCTGCAAGGCCCTAAGCATTCTGGTCATCAATCGGGAAAACGTGGCGGGCGGCGAAAACCACCTCTACGCAGACAAGGCTGGCACGCAACCCTTGGTCGATATCACCCTGAATCCAGGTGATATCCTTCATCTGAACGATGACCGGATATTCCACAGTGTCGACGGGATCGAGCAGCTCGACAGCGAGGCACCCTTCGAGCGATTCATTATCATCATCAACAGCCGCTTCGTGGACGACTTCCAGAACCGTGTGTTGCGTCGCCACTTCCCGGAAGCGGTCCTCAATGAGAGCTCCTGA
- a CDS encoding AraC family transcriptional regulator has translation MVDLSNVERLHSILETIPSYQMGLHSHEDHTMLLFPTWGTFKVAADEFDTHRWTMQSNVLIIPAGICHKTLSITQKQRHIAIYLHKDFEEYLLKHSGLGSKHTRSGVWQLSKDATVLLGVLERNLDNKSGNLANKCSDIADILIQDCLARSIISRDTGTSLVAEHGRHIAHAVINSLTEDLSMDVDLDLLSSKLGISRRHLTRLFREHTGYSIGEIHLKLRFREAKRLLSSTDLSIQLIALEVGFENASSFTRAFRRHLGCTPREIRMARSAQS, from the coding sequence ATGGTCGATCTCAGCAACGTCGAGAGGCTTCACTCGATACTTGAAACCATTCCTAGTTACCAGATGGGACTGCATAGCCATGAGGACCATACGATGCTCCTTTTTCCTACATGGGGCACATTCAAAGTAGCGGCCGACGAGTTTGATACTCACCGTTGGACGATGCAAAGCAACGTTCTTATTATTCCTGCTGGGATCTGCCACAAAACTTTGTCCATTACACAAAAACAACGACATATTGCAATTTATTTGCACAAAGACTTCGAAGAATATCTGTTGAAACACTCGGGTCTAGGAAGCAAACATACGAGAAGCGGAGTTTGGCAACTCAGTAAAGACGCGACAGTACTTCTCGGTGTTCTAGAACGTAACCTGGATAACAAATCCGGTAACCTGGCAAATAAGTGCTCTGATATTGCGGACATCCTGATCCAAGACTGCCTTGCACGCAGCATTATTTCTAGAGATACAGGGACATCGCTTGTTGCTGAGCATGGCCGACATATCGCTCATGCAGTAATTAACTCTTTAACAGAGGACCTCAGCATGGACGTTGATCTAGATCTGCTATCGAGTAAGTTAGGGATTTCACGAAGACACCTTACTCGGCTTTTTCGGGAACACACTGGGTATTCAATCGGAGAAATACATCTTAAATTGCGCTTTAGGGAAGCAAAGCGACTGCTATCGAGCACCGATTTATCAATTCAGTTAATCGCGCTTGAGGTAGGTTTCGAAAACGCGTCGAGTTTCACGCGCGCTTTCAGACGTCATCTCGGCTGCACACCCCGTGAAATTCGAATGGCCCGATCGGCACAAAGTTAA
- a CDS encoding TAXI family TRAP transporter solute-binding subunit, producing the protein MKYFALTAVLLSTSFAVDVEAQNLTLATGSSGGTYYPVGVALSTLVSEQLADQSVRMSPITTGGSAENIELIARDEAQVAIMFGIYGRDGYRGIGLREGRPPVEGLRSIMSLWPDYDQFVIHKDYAKTGTLSDMAELGGAFSIGPRNSGTEGTTRLLLEAVDIDPENAFSVTNMQYNAAAEAFQNGRIAGMSAAGGIPTPAVSQIFSTSAKDTVILEVTDDQVEQISEATDGLFARVEIPAGTYPNQNKAIQTIMQPNFLAVHADVPEEVVYAMTKSIFENLDVLHAASSAAKVISLDTALDGLPVPLHPGSERFYAEQGITIPDRLQN; encoded by the coding sequence ATGAAATATTTTGCGTTAACAGCGGTCCTGCTTTCCACATCTTTCGCAGTAGATGTCGAGGCACAGAATCTTACTCTGGCCACAGGGTCTTCTGGTGGAACCTACTACCCAGTAGGTGTTGCCTTATCCACGCTTGTATCCGAACAGCTCGCCGATCAGTCGGTGCGGATGTCGCCGATCACTACTGGTGGATCAGCCGAAAATATTGAGTTGATCGCGCGCGACGAAGCACAGGTCGCGATCATGTTCGGCATCTACGGACGAGACGGCTACCGTGGCATAGGCCTGCGCGAAGGGCGACCGCCAGTCGAGGGACTGCGTTCAATCATGTCACTCTGGCCTGATTACGACCAGTTTGTCATCCACAAGGACTACGCTAAAACCGGCACCTTGTCGGATATGGCGGAGCTCGGGGGTGCCTTCTCGATCGGGCCGCGTAACTCGGGCACCGAAGGTACAACCCGACTGTTGTTAGAAGCCGTCGACATAGACCCCGAAAATGCCTTCTCAGTTACTAACATGCAATACAACGCCGCGGCGGAAGCTTTCCAGAACGGGCGAATAGCGGGCATGAGCGCAGCAGGTGGCATTCCTACGCCTGCAGTTTCACAAATCTTTTCCACCTCAGCCAAGGACACCGTCATCCTCGAAGTGACAGATGATCAGGTGGAGCAGATATCGGAGGCTACGGACGGCCTGTTTGCAAGGGTCGAGATCCCGGCGGGGACATATCCGAATCAGAACAAGGCGATCCAAACAATCATGCAACCGAATTTTCTCGCCGTGCATGCCGATGTGCCCGAAGAGGTGGTCTATGCAATGACCAAATCGATATTCGAAAATCTCGACGTGCTTCACGCTGCTAGCAGCGCCGCCAAGGTTATTAGCCTCGATACAGCGCTTGACGGTCTTCCAGTGCCACTGCACCCCGGATCGGAAAGGTTCTACGCAGAACAAGGCATCACGATCCCGGATCGTCTGCAGAACTAA